AACCACAGAAATGTCTAAAGACATTGGAGAATCTTCCTGAATAGATGACTTCATCTCTGATTGAGAAATGCTATTGTAGACATAGTGGCATGTGCAGTGTGCTCAAAGAAAGTGCCATTATAGAGGCTGGTGACTGGTTTTCTGGCCAGGTGACCAGCATAGCTGAGATGTGCTTCCCTGAGATAAGGAACACAAATGGAAGCATTTTTATAAGGGGCAAGGACAAGTTTCGTGTTGAATGTGCTGAAGTCCAGGAGACTTCCAAGTGAAAATGAGAGGCAAGGAGATGTCCACTAACACAAAGATGTTGTTATTGTTAAAGATAAATCAAGGCCCCTGTTAAGAAGATAATTGGAATTTGATTAGGAGCTCATTGCTCAACAGTTCTCAAGAAGAAGTGGCATGGTGTTACCTGGGTCCACAGAGTGAATTGCCAGAGTTTGTTAGAAAGAAGGGAAGTTGAGagaaaatgcagacaaaacacacagggTATGAGGAAGCATGCAAAGCTTACatactgtgtttttaaaacataacttCAGCATGCTTTATGATATGACTAATTTTCTGGTCTTGTGTTAGAGAGGGTAGACGCTGCTGTGTTAGACACCAGCAAAGGAGCAGGGAGAAATGTGGACTCTAGACTGATTGTTTTCATGAGATGTTTCTTACAAGAAAGTGCTTTGCTATCTGTGAGAATTTCTATACCTAAAAGGGGAAGTCCTTTTATGGTCAACCAGGCATCAAACTCTCAAAACatcagaaatacagaaaaagattGAACTAGATGAACAGTGGGAGTCTGAAATGCAGAGAATAGATAGGGATGGAGACATATTTGGGTGTTATCAACACAGTGAGTGTGACTCACACCCTGAAATGCATGAATTTTCCAGGAATGCTTTATAGCATGATATTAGAAGAGAGTCAGCAATGTGCAGTTAGAGGACACCATGATGGAGGATGCAGGGAAGGAGACATccatgaaggaaggaaaaaaatactgaATAGAAAGGACCAGTTACTCAACATGTCAAATGCTCAAGGATGAGATCCAGAAGAGAGTGAGAACAGAAACTGGAGGtagaaatggtattttaaaaattgtacagtCTTCATAATAGATAATTTCTATGGACAACTAACCAGATGAGGTGATGTAAGACATATGCTAGCAGGGATATGAATTTTTAATAGTATTGCTTTTGACacttgaattattatttttttgtagaCTTTATTAGCCTGAGTTTAGTGATGGCACCTATAAAAAAATCCATTCTTCCAGATTTGAGTGGATCATACTTTGATAGGCTTAAAGatgtttattaagaaaattattgaaataataGGCAGGTAATACTAGGTTTATCAGCAGAAGTAGGGACCTCATGGCCACACAGGAACAAAAGGCTATGGGTGATGACGAGTGGAGAGAAGTTGTCGTCACTTAAGCACTGGTTTTAGATTCTCTGcgagagagagaacagatgacacacagctggagaaatgacttccAGGTCTCCCTCCAATGTGAAAGGAGGTGCTGATTAGATTTTTGTCTAGTCTGAGCTTGCACTTTCTAAGATTCAGCAGTCAGTGGGCACTGTTGGCCTGTGTTGAGTCTTTGCTGGATACATTCCCAGGCCATCTAGTTTTCTAATACATGTACTTCAGAATTTTAAGTTGACTCTTATACTTTAAGATCTAAAGCTAAGTTCATTTTTTACTGTTCAATATTACCTTAAATCAAATAATTGCTGTATTAGGTttctaagtttttatttatttataaacatattaaTACCAAGCATAGCTATAATTATGAACAGCATTGTTGATCAAATATGGACAAGAATGGTCAAAACAGTAAAACCTTAATCCACCATGTTAGAGACAATACCTGTTTATTCCTTTCATGTTACACTGGTAACAAACATTTCTATGGCATGTATATTGTCTAATGAAGGAGAatacattcattaattcatttaacaatatttgTTGAGTTCTGTTCATTCTTTATACACTGGTTTGGAAATGGCACTACAACAGTTAACAAATCACACCCTGTTGCATGGTCAAGAGTAGTGATGTAGATAGACAAAGACTACagaacccagaaagacaagagcTTCATGGTATTTTTCATGTCAAAGGTAAAAATACCAAACTAAATGTAGAGTGTTGGTCATTGGTGTTTGGGGCGTTGGGTGTGTAATGTGGGTAATGGGAGGCTGGGTTCTGTGAGTTCACTCTGTGATTATGTAGAATTATCTCATAAGCCTCAGTTATATGTACAAGTTACACATGTCAACaaaaattaagtaatttaaaaatatataataaaaatattacaaaacttCATGTAGCATATTCTTAATATCTTGCAGAATATATGATATCattcaatctttttttaaaatcttgttgCATCTGTTCCATGATAGCTAAACTGAGACTCACAGAAGTGAGTGAAGTCAACATGTCTGAGCAGGTAGTTCAGTTAGACAGTGGTAGAGTTGATCTGCAGGGATCTGGTAAGGACTCAAAACAAATCATACCATTCTAAGACAATGAACTTGCAAAGGCCGACTTTGACATTACACACCTCTAAGAATGTATATTAAAAAACCTATAACAATGAAATCTTTGATATCATCACAAAGATCTAATAAATGTGTTTGTTAGAAAGAACTTTGATGGATTGATTTATCTGTATGTAAATTAATACTTTATTGAATCattcaacttctccatgttttccTCAACAGCATTAAAGACGTTGTCCGAATGGCTTCCTGGCATCATTGGTCCAGCACCAACTCATTAACCTTCCAGTTCAGCAGACTTAACAAGAGAACAAATTGACAGCTAGTCACAAGCAGGATTTCTGGGTTTGTGGTGCTAATCACAGCCACTGAGGAAATGGGGCAGTGGGGACAAAATTGTGGTCTCATCCTGGTTAGTCCTAGGTCTTCACCTACATGAAACACTCTGCCAACTGGACCAACCAGGAGCCAAAGCGACTGATGGGGAATAATAATGCTACATTTGACtctatatttttcaaagaaactcTGCTATTACCTGTTACTGGGTTAGATCTTAACATCAGGGTGGGAAGGTGGGAAAGATGCTGTCTCTGCTATCAGACAGTGAGGTATCCATGGGCTTAAGGGGGCTAGATAAAGTTCAGGACACATAGGGAGCAGAGTTATAGGTCAAACAAAAGATAATACTCCTGATCCCATGATTTCCAGTCTAAAGAGCTTGATTTTTGGAGTATTTCAGGATTGTCTGGAATAATGTTCTAATCCGTGAGCTTCACAGCAGACACTGAATTGTCTCCTGTTATTTGGGTACATGAAAGCTATGGGCAGTTTCAACACCAGTTTTAGACAGGGCTTCATCTTAATGGGCTTCTCTGATTATCCTCAACTGGAACTCATTTTTTCTGttctcatttccattttctaCTCCCTAACTCTCTTTGGCAACTCTGCCATCATTATTCTTTCACAACTGGATGCTCGACTTCAAACAccaatgtacttcttcctctgCCACCTCTCCTTCCTGGACCTCTGTTACACCACGAGCATTGTGCCCCAGCTTCTGATCAACCTCCAGGGATATGACAGGACCATCAGCTATGGAGGATGTGTGGCCCAGCTCTTCCTTTTCCTTGCTCTGGGCTCCACAGAGAGTGTGCTCCTGGTGGTGATGGCCTTTGACCGCTATGCTGCTGTGTGTCGTCCCCTGCACTACACGACCATCATGcaccctcttctctgcctctcactAGCTATTGCTTCATGGATAGGAGGATTCATGAACTCTCTGATTCAGACAAGCCTGATGATGGTGATGCCTCTTTGTGGATACCAGCTAAACCACTTCTTCTGTGAGATGCCTGCTCTCTTGAAGTTGGCCtgtgaggacacagaagaaacagaggcCAAAATGTTTGTGGCCCGAGTTGTAATCTTGATATTTCCTGTAGCGCTAATTCTGGGCTCCTACGCAAACATTGCTCAGGCGATGCTGAAGACCAAGTCAATGGCAGGGTGCAAAAAGGCCCTGGGCACTTGTGGGTCCCACCTTGTGGTGGTTTCTATGTTTTATGGTGCAGCCATTTACACACACTTACAACCCAGGGGCAGTTATTCTGAGAGCAAGGGGAAGTTTGTTGCCCTTTTTTATACTATCATCACCCCCATGCTCAATCCTTTGATTTATACCCTGAGGAACAAGGATGTGAAGAGGGCTCTGTGGAAGGTGCTTGGGAGCTCAGACTCAGGATAGAAGACCAAAGGACAACCAGTACGATTTGGTTTAATAGTTCTTGGGTTACAGACTTATCCTGTCCTTGCAAAGCAATTTATCAGTAAAAAAAATAAGCTTCCACAGACCCTATGGGTTTGATGCTTCCTTGTTCTGAAGATGGAAGTGAGGAGGGTCTTTTGAAATTCTTTGTAGTCCAGTGTATATAATCCATATAATACAGGGAGTAAGAGTTGATTTGTAACATGGTGTTTAGGAAGTGGATATTATCTCCTCTTGTACAAAGTGGAGACAGTTTCTAGGTAAGCCTGGGAGACAGGGAAGCATTGTTCAGATGGTAGTTCCCTCAGATTTCTAGCATGGTGCCGAGCAGAATGCCCTATGACAAAGATTTGCATCAATGCCTATGCTTCTAATTCCCTCTATCCTGTCTAGGTCCCTTCACTTTACAGGATCTCTTTTTATGGTCTACTTAGGTTGATACCTTTCTGTGATATTtgaagaatataagaaataatgATTAATGGTTTATCACGAAGCATGTAGAGGCCCGATGTGAATGTTGCTTTTCTACTTGGGGTCACATGCAAAGAAGTATTAAGGAGGCATTCAAAAAAGGAGGGCAGGCATTGCTATTTCCCCAGCTGTACAGTGCAACTCAGAAATGATGCTTGACATGGGGAAGATGATAATGTTCATGAATGAGAAGAAACTAGAGAAACTGGAGAGAAAACCAAACATGAGCTTAATTAGTAGACATCACTGCTTTGTCTGACTGATTCTTTCCAATGTTCTAGATTCTTCTTAATTACCTATTCTTAGGTAAAAGTCAAATAGTGTGATTTACAGAGTCAACCATTCTATAACGGTTCTCGTTTCTAGAACTCTTAATGTAACTCATGCCCTGTGCTTATAGAACTttctgttttattacatttaattatCTCAGTGTGGAATACAGGCAAATTCCTCCCTCATATTAGTTATACTTATCAAGAGACCAAATGCCAGATAATTActttgtgttgttattttcaGTTTTCCCAGATACTAAATAGAAATTCATTATTTGAATGTGCCCTATTTTGTTGTAAATCTTATTCAGCTAGCTGGTACCTAAGATtccacattttatatttattagctCAGGGCACTGGccaataaatgtaacaaaaatgaatttttgCCTGTTTTGTTTATCAAGTTCTAATAATTCAAATATATGTAAAACTTAATAgaaaaaagtgtttatttggacacagaataaaattcaataaaattcttTTGTGGTTATTATGTTTTGCTATTTAGCTTATAGAGAACATAGCAATTCAATTATATTAGTGGAAATACATTTCATGTTCAAGAAATCTGAAGAAGCCACTAGTGTATCTAGGCAAACAGCCATCCATGACTTTTCACAAATCTTGTCTTTTGAGAAGGAAATTGCATCTCCATGGAAACCTAAACCCATCAGGATCTTCTCATCCAGGACAGTAGCTAATTGGTCATCAGAGAGCAAGGATCCCTAAGCCACTCCAGAGTCAGAGAGTCCCAAGTCTCTCTACTGTGATAGAGTAGTTAGGGGTGAATAAGAAAAAGCACACAGCAGAATATCAACTTAccctttgacttttctttttatggttttattttatatttagtttgttagtttttatttttttattttttttttttttggtttttttcgagacagggtttctctgcgtagctttgcgcctttcctggaactcacttggtagcccaggctggcctcgaactcgcagagatccgcctgcctctgcctcccgagtgctgggattaaaggcgtgcgccaccaccgcccggcctagtttgttagtttttaaaataaaagtaatttcatGTGCTTGAGGTTCATAAAAAGAAGTTATAGGTTGCATAGAGGAAGTAAGGCCACCAGTATCTGAAGCAAATCAACTTACCTGTCATCCTATATGATGCTTCTAATCCTTTTTGGATTAGAGAAGAGTAGATATATGATGACAGTTACTTACCAATCACAAATATCTCATACAATAAAATTTTACTAATGATACATTATTTTGTAATTAGACATCTAAACTTGTCTACCTTAGATATCTAATATTTTGTATTCTTTAATCCACATCTCCCCATTTCTTCTCAGTTCACTACAAATCATATGCTCTCTTTAATTTTCTGCATATTTGATTATTGTGTGATCTTTTCTTTGGAAACCTGTTTGTCTTCATACCCATGAAGAGAGCAATGATGAACCAAAGAAGCAATTCCATCCAAGTCCAACTTAGTGAACCCGTGATTCAGTTGGAGTTTGTTGCAGAAGTGTAGGTGACTAAGGGGGCTGCATCTTTGGAGAGTCTCACTCAGGCATGGGTGTCAATCACGAAAGCTGTGCTCCTGGAGCCCCCTGTGCCACAGGTAGGCAGATGTACTACTGTTGTTTCTATAGTCTTGGAGAGGGGACTTGACAGTCATGTAACTTTCATGAGCCCCTGAGGTCTGAGAGTTTCTTTTAAGTTTCATAAGTCTGGTGagcttccctctccctccagcaAGGAACCTTACAATCCATAGGAAACAGCTACACAGCATTAACTTAAAAAATCCAGGAATAAGCAAGCtaatgtgatatttttctttcgCTTTTTTTTCACTTCCTATAATGTTCCAGCTTATTATACAGTAGCATAGAGCAAGATATTTTCCTGGACTTAATCATACTTTCTTACAAACTtcacagtttctttatccattagaCAGAGCATTGGTGGATATTAGGGTAGTTTCCATGTCTTGACTATGATGAACTAAAGTACAGAAAGCATGATCACAGATTGTAGACATCTTGAAAAGTTGGTAAATTCATAAACCTAGAAGACAGAGCTCTATTTTCTGGTagttatgtttcatttttctgtgtgtgtgtgtgtgtgtgtgtgtgtgtgtgtgtgtgtgtgcgcgtgcgtgcgtgcgtgcgtgtgtgtgtgtgtacctatttTAAATTAAgctaattcttttaaaatacatatgataATTTTCTCTGCAAGTACATCTATGCACCaagtgtgtgcctagtgcccatggagtACAAACAAGGGCATCAGGCACCCTTAAACTGGGGTCACAGATGCttgggagtcaccatgtgggtgctgggaatcaaacccaggtcctctggaagagtggcaagtgctcctaaccattgagccatctctccagcctcattttaaatttcttaaggAATTGCCCTATTATTATTCCTAATGTCTGTACTAATCCACACTCCCAGTTACAAGAATGTTGTTTTCACTTTTCCCGTACCATCACTAACACCTCTTATCTCTTCATAAACATTCATCCTAGAAAGTATAGGTAACTTCAAAGAGTGGTTTCAATATGTATTTCCAGGTGATTACTAGCAGCAAACAGATTTCACATGTTTgttggaaaatatttaaagttttctaTGGAGTAATGACCTGTGTCAATTATTAAGATGGGTTTTCAGTGTTTCTTCTACTGTAAGAGTTAGTCATAAACTTGGGACATTGCCTTCTCACCAGTCTCATGGTTTTCAAGTAAATTTTCCAGTCTGTAGACTGCTGTTTGCGTttgttgatcatttttatttcagaagacTTTTTTCTGATGTAGTGTCATTTTTAAAtactcatttacttattttttaatctcaAGCTATGCTAGCCCAAAACACACTGCCAAACTCATGGTTCATGAGTTTTTCCTCTATAATCTCCTCCAGGAGTTTTATAGTTGTGGTCTTACCCTGAGGACTTCTATTTAGTTTAAATTGACTTTTACACATACCATAATAtgtcagcacacacatgtgcttagAGCAAGTTTAAGAAGTATCATTTTTGAGGTTGGGTAGTAGGTTCAGCTATAAAGAGCATTGACTAGTATTCTACACAACCTGAGTTTTATTCTCAGCTTCcatgtggaggctcacaaccagttagaactccagtttcagaattctgatgctctcttctggcctccatgttcactgtacatatgtggtgcacaaacatacatgcagacaaaaaaatccgtgcgtgtgtgtgtgtgtgtgtgtgtgtgtgtgtgtgtgtgtgtgtgtaaaaatgcaaAGGATTATCATACATTAGAtaaagctcaggaaacatcaaGAGAGTTGGGGTGGAGAGATTGCAAGACCCAGAAGACCAGGACACCTGCTGTGCAATGGTGTCTTCTACACATGCAGGGAAGCCGCACCATGAAATATCAACCATATGGTTGGCTGAACAAGGTCAGCAAAATGACAATAACTGACATGCCAATGGAGGTGAGGAAATCTTAACAATTTCCTGGGATGactttaaccaagcaagtgaaacattttcataataaaaactttaagacactgaagaagagatggaaagatcttccatgctcacagATCAGTAGATTAATGTTGTAAAAAacggccattctaccaaaagtaACCtccagattcagtgcaatcctgATCATAATTCCAacgcaattcttcacagaaattaagAAACAATCTTCAAGTtcatacagaaacacaaaaatcTAGGGtggctaaaacaattctgaataatGAGAGAATTGTCAGAGAAACCACCATTTCTGATTTCAAGTTGTGTTACAGAGCtgcagtaacaaaaacagcattgTATCAGCATAAAAACAGAGTGATCAGTGGAATCAAGTTGATGATGCAGACTGAATTTTACAgttatgaacacctggtttttgaaaaggaagccaaaagtatacactgaagaaaagacagcatcttcaacaaatggttctggtccAACCAGAGGCTGTGTTCAGAAGAATGAAAATGGACCGATATCTATCACCCCACACAAACCCAACTCCTAATGGACCAAGGACCTCAATATAAGACTAGGCAACTTTGGATATGATAAACAAGAAAGTGGGAAATGAgattgaactcattggcacaaaaAAAGACTATCTGAACAGAAAACCAATAATATAAGCATTAAGATCAAGAATAATGGaacctcatgaagctgaaaaaCTTCGTACATCAAAGGACACCATAATTCAgtcaaagtggcagcctacagagcAGAAAAAGATATTTATcaattatacatctgatagagggttagtatctagaatatataaagaactacacaaacaaacaaaaacccctgaacaacaagaaaacagcccaggtaaaaatggggtatagaaaTAAGAACAGAGTACTCAAAAGATAAAAtgcaaatagctgagaaacacttagagaaatgttcaacgtccttagccatcagggaaatgcaaatcaaagctactttgagatttcatcttacacccataagaatggccaagatcaataaaaatgaatgacagctcatgctggtgaggatgtggagtaagagaaacactcctccattgctggtgggaatgttaacttgtacagccactataaaaatcagtgtggtggttcctccagaagatgggaattgatctacttcGAGATCTAGCTGTACAACTCCTGGGGACACACCCGAAGAATGCTTCATACTGTCATAGAaatacttgctcaaccatgttcattgctgctctattcataatagtcagaaatcaaaaacaacctagatgtccctcaacagaagaatggataaagaaatgcgGTATATTGACAATGGCATATTACTCAGCcattgaaaataagaaataatgaaatctgCAGGTAAatagacagaactagaaaaaaatcatcctgagtgaggtatcccagaccaaaaaaatatgatatatatttgcttatatgttgATATTAGCTGTTCAGTTGGTGATAACCAAACAATACATAGAACCACAGCAGTAGTTAAAAAGTAAGGAAATAGTTGTGATTGATAGATCTCACTAGGAAGAGGAGATACAATAGCTAATTGTGGATGTGCAGGGAAGCTGGAATGGGAAGATCAAgtagagagggggaagggagagttGGACAAAGAGAGAATACAGGGAGTGACGTTTGAGGGATAATATGGAAGCCTAACACAGTAGAAGGTTCctaacatatgtatgtatattaaggTAATCTAAAAGAAATTGCCAAATAACAGGGAAGAAAGAGATCCAACTTGCCATCTCTTTTCACCAAATGATGCTCTCAGTACCAAAAATGGGTTACATCAAATGAAATTGTTGTCCAAAGGGACCCGTGTGAATCCCCAAACAAGGCAGGCTATTACCAGGTGTATACATTGTTTTTCTCAAACTGATGACAAgttcctattgctaaagacaagagctacacaactcactgaacatggagaagtagagCTGGCGCCTACAATGAGCCTTCATCtgtatgttctagtgtctttggtgcagAAAGACACTCTGCAGGCTACCGaaggaaaaacataaacaccCACCTACCTACAAATAGTTTGATTCACAATGGTGTCCCGCTTGCAAGATACACCAGTGTAAAGGTGGCACAAATCTTGTGGAGTAACCAATCAACATCTGATATTGATTTAAGACCCTCTCCACAaggtggaacccatacccaatgcTGCTTGGATGACCAAAATCCTGTGACTAAGATAAAACCAACTACTTCTATTAAAAGAAtgtagtaaaaaaagaaaaaatcctgaaGATGATCAATGCCTTTggcagccatcatcaaagaagcttccttctgcagcagatgggaacaaatacagagactcacagccagacaatattcaaagagtaagagaccttgggagcctcaaccctaaatgggatgactccatcaaattcctctccTCAGGGATTAGGGAACCCCAAAGAAGATGAGGAAAGAGTATAGGAgcaagaggagatggaggacaccaaagaaacaaggtCTTCCACATCAACAGGATCAATGTGTATAGTCACAGAGACGGAGGTAGCATTCACAGGGctaccagatggggtcctagagctgaaagaagtggacacatggcCTCATCCCTAACCCAGGGAATCTGCAAGTGaactttagttttctccaagTAGGAGTCTcattggggaaacaaactactcttaagggtaggctgcatgcccagcagtataTGGCCAACTGGAAACAAATgtaatggcatctttggagattCCTTGTTTCATAATGtcatgttagaaaaaaaataaaaatttcccactttatcttgtgttttatttatattttttctcctACAATCCTCTGGGTATATTCATGgcttccaatttagtgtttttatgggattcctgagtgtgcagatCGGTGGGACTCTGCATATATATCcgttttgtgccttttcttgggtgcTTTcctgttgtctgtttgttttgtcctattctgatgtattagcttttgttttatatcaGTTTATTTGATTATATGACTTAGAAGCCTGCTTGTCTTCTAATAAGAGACAAAAATAGGGTTGATTtggatggaaggggaggtgggagggcctgagaagaggagaggtgggcaaaccataatcaggatatagtatGTGAGAACAACcgcattttcaataaaaggaatgtaaatcaataaattaaacacATTAGTGGGTATAtaagagagacagatacagagagatgGGGCAAATTTTTCTTCCAGGCCCCAAATGGTATCTGAAcatttgggttggtggaagctaagtaaacagaattcaagaggttttttatttattagtcacaggatgttagttctgacacaAAGGTGAACAAGGAATGACTGTTGCAGAGGGCTCCAGCTATCCCAATTCAAGAGATTTTTATCTCTGTACTTGAAATTGCATAAGAGATgaaattcaattttctttatgttttcaatGGTAAGAATAAGTACAGCTGTGCTGAAGATCTTAGGAGATTTAATTTGGCTGAATATAAGCAGACAACTTACAAAAGAAGGTCAAAAGTATAAGTGACTGCCTTTGAGGTAGTGAGTTCCCCTTTCCTGAGCACTTAAACAAGAGTTGCCTGGCAGTATTTGATTATGGTTTAGGAAGTTCTCAATCAAATGAAGACATCAAACTTTGCTTCTAAATATGATACATTGCCCTAGATTTCTCAGTCTTTCAACATGTTCCACAATAGAGTAATTGGAAGAGGCCatttgtgtgtttgcatacaCATAGCTGTTGTCTTCTGCAAGCAAGGCTTTGTGAGGGGCATGTGCCATTTCTGGGGGACATTTGAGACTCTTTGGACCTTTTCACCAAAGGCCATTGATTTATCCCCAGATTGTGGATCCAAAGAGTCAATGAACTGTCCACAAAGGTGACTGTCTAACATCTTGCTACCTGTCTTCTTCATCTTTTGTGGCCCAGATGACTgccatttgttttttgttaaacTGTGTAGAAGTTTTAGCCTAGACACAATGGCGCATACAGGACTTAGATTTGACTATTAtctatggaaaagagaaaaagacttgGGGAAAAGAGACTACAGAGGATTGTCtctcaaagaaaaaatttttaatgtatatgtctGAGTCcctccatgtatgtatatgcactagGTACATGCAGTCCCTTCAGAGATCtggagagagcatcagatcctctggaactggagtcacaggtaacTGTGAATCACCATATAGGtacttgtgggagcccgttctggggttcctcgtggctttacccagcaggtccgaatagaggatgatcaggaccacgggcctgagtgcaggtgtctgagatggcctgcacttggctgtgctgggggaggaggtctcttgctccaccccttggcatctctataaaaaccctgggccagagctagtcggggcccattggaataggttccaggccctctcgaggctatcctttattttctatctgtttatctccacaagattctccgctataaatccttctatctaatatttcctgctgatcgcactcaagaaaactctgggaagctgtgggggtggagggtaaacgccccacagaatggcgctgtgaacagggactaaagaaaaaaagggactaaagaaaaaaagggactaaagaaaaaggggaaaaaagggactaaaaaaaaagggacacaaaaaggggggactaaagacaaatgaacagggactaaagacaaagtaatagggactaaagataaaggaaaataatagttttattacagagtttttggtgaaagtgctgagtcagccctgccagtggaaaggcatgccggtgttatgaaaatatatatattttttatatatattttttgggaaggcaggggttttatactcgagagaaaaggaaagcagactggaaggatgtccgatgctgcagcgaaattctcttctgtcaaaattttctatcttctatccctttctcaatttctatctgtgataagtataaggtatattgtagtaatatagtttaggaaaaacttagaagtgtaagattgtgtaggaaaaaataagtaaggcaactagacagaaaaattcttcaattttctcactttgggggctttg
This Peromyscus maniculatus bairdii isolate BWxNUB_F1_BW_parent chromosome 8, HU_Pman_BW_mat_3.1, whole genome shotgun sequence DNA region includes the following protein-coding sequences:
- the LOC102914872 gene encoding olfactory receptor 2Y1B-like, encoding MKAMGSFNTSFRQGFILMGFSDYPQLELIFSVLISIFYSLTLFGNSAIIILSQLDARLQTPMYFFLCHLSFLDLCYTTSIVPQLLINLQGYDRTISYGGCVAQLFLFLALGSTESVLLVVMAFDRYAAVCRPLHYTTIMHPLLCLSLAIASWIGGFMNSLIQTSLMMVMPLCGYQLNHFFCEMPALLKLACEDTEETEAKMFVARVVILIFPVALILGSYANIAQAMLKTKSMAGCKKALGTCGSHLVVVSMFYGAAIYTHLQPRGSYSESKGKFVALFYTIITPMLNPLIYTLRNKDVKRALWKVLGSSDSG